One Mycolicibacterium rufum genomic window, GGCGGCCCGCTTCACCAGCAGGTCGATGACCATCGACGCCCCGCCCAGTTCGCCGGGCACCGGCACGGAGTGCCCGCGTGGTGCGGGGACGGCCTGTTCGCAGAACGGCCACACCTTCTCGTTGCCGGTGTAGGACAGCCCCTCGGTGCCGGGCGGCACGACGACCTTGCCCGGGTAGTAGCTGCGCTCGAACTCGAAGCCGAGGTCTTCGAGCCAGTCGAAGTGCTCGACGCTGCCCTCGCAGTAGGCGCGGATCTTGTCGTGTTCGGGGTCGCGTGACTGGGAGACCAGGTACGTGTACATCTCCTCGGCGGAATCGTCGTGCCCGGTCGCCTTCTGCACGGCGGTACCGCCGCCGAGGTAGAAGTGTCCGCCTGCCATCGACGTGGTGCCGCCGGCGGCGGCCGCCTTCTCGAGCACCAGGACCCGTGCGCCCGCCGCGGCAGCGCTGACCGCCGCGCAGCCGCCGGCGATGCCGAAACCGAGGACGACGACGTCCACCTCGTCGGACCACGACGTGACATCGGCGGCGCGGACGGTGTCGGGGATGTGCATGCTCACTTCTGCTCCTGTTTGATGTGATCGAAGAATGCCGCGAATTCCGCCGGGATATAAGCGATTTCGATGAAGGGCACGCCGGCGTCGGCGGCCGAGAGGTAGGCGAAGCGCATACCGCCTGCCATGGTGCCCGCCATCGCGAGCTCGGCCCCGTCGCGTTGCGCGTCGCGGACTGCGGCCTCGAACGCCTCGGGGTCCGGGGCCGCCAGGCAGACGTGGTGCAGGCCGGGTCCGCTGCGGTCGAGGAACTCGGTGTAGACGCTGTCGCCACGCACCGGGGCGATCACCTCCAGCTGGGTGTCGCCGGCGTAGCTCAGCGCGACATCGGCGACGTGGTCGGCGGGCCGCCCGCGGTAGGTGCACGTCTCGGGGCCGAAGTGCACACCGGGCATGCGCACCCAGGTCTTGGCGCCGAGCAGCGCGGTCAGCGCGGCTTCGGTGGCCGCCAGGTCGCGGGTCACCCACGCAATCTGGACAGGTGTCTGGTCAAGCATCAGATCGAGAATATCGCCAGCGGCTCGCCCAGGCGAGAACGTGTTCTACTTTGGGCGGCTAACGCGGGGCGGGCGATGCCCGATAGTCCGGTCATGCGCGCCCTCGCCGTTCCTCTCGTGCTGGCCGGACTGCTGGCGGGCGCCGTCCCGGCCGCGGCGGCACCGGAGGGGTTTCCCGACGTCGACGCGCTCCCCGCGGTCGATCCGGGTCCCTATCAGGTCTTCGGGGCGCACCCCAGCACGTCCGGATGGCTGTTCAGCACCCCGGCGGGTCTGCGTTGTCAGGACAGCCTGATTCCCGACCTGGGGATCTTCTGCCGCGGTCCGCTGCCGGGCGCCCCGTCCGGGATCACGATGGCCTCGGTGTCGCTGACCCGCGAGGGCGAGTTCGGGCGCGACGACACCGGATCCGACGAGGCGTCCTACCCGCTCCTGCCGACGGGGTCGCGCTTCGCGGCGGGCAACGGCGTGGTGTGCGCCGTCCCGACCGTCGACACGCTGGCGTGCCGCGCCGCCAAGCCGGACTCCTGGCCGGCCGAGACGCCGGATCCGCCCGACCGGCACTACGGCGAGCACGGGTTCGTCATCGCGCCCACCGGCAGCTGGACCTACTGAGCGAGCATTCCCGTCAGCAGTGCCACCTGTGCGTCGAAGGCCAGGGCTGGGTCGGTCCACGTGTCGGAGCCGTACTGACCGAACACCTCCAGGCTGATCGCACCGACCAGCGCCGCCCACAGCACCAGGCACTTGGTCAGCACGCCGTCGTCGACCGTGACGTCGAACTCGGCCCGCAGGCTGTCGAAGTCCGATGAGAGCGGTTGCGGCACAGGGATGTTGGTCGAGGAGATGTCCCCCGCCGCGACGCCGGTGGCGACCACGGTGAACAGCGCGCCGACGACGCGGGTGCCGGGTCCGACGGTCCGCTCCCGCGGCGCGTGATACCCGGGTACCGGGCTGCCGTAGAGCAACGCCCAGCTCGCCGGCTGGTGCACAGCCCAGCGCCGGGCGGCGTGCGCCATCGCCGTCAGCTGCGCGCGCCAGTCCCCGCCCGCCGCCTGCCGCGCGTCGTCGACGGCGTCGGCCAGCTCGGTGTAGGCGTCGACGAGCAGCAGCGTCAGCAGGTCGTCGCGGCTGGCCACGTAGCGGTACACCGCCGACGACACCATCCCCAGGTCGCGGGCGATGGCCCGCAGCGAGAGGCCCGCCGCACCGTCGGTGACCAGGTGGCGTCGGCCGAGTTCGACGATCCGTCGTTCGATTCGCTCACGGGTGTCCTGTCGGGTGCCCACGTCGACAGTGTGGCACAACCGAGAGCACTGCTCTTGAATTTCCGTCGCACCCGTGTCACGCTTGATTCGAGAGCACTGCTCTCGAATCATTCGTCGAAAGGAAACCCACGATGTCCCAGCGCTACGACGTCCCGGGGCGGTTCACCCGCCTGTTCAACGACGTGATCCGCCGGCTCGCCGAGCGAGGAGTCAGCGTGCAGGGCAGCACCGCGCTGCGCGTGCGTGGCCGCGCGAGCGGCGAGATGCGCTCCGTGGTGGTCAACCTGTCGACCGTCGACGGCCGCGACTACCTGGTCTCACCGCGCGGCAACACCCAGTGGGTCCGCAACGCGCGCGCCGCAGGCACCGTCGAGACCGGCGCGCTGAACCGCGCGCGGCGCCGCGGTGTCGTCGAGCTGCCCGACGACGCCAAGCCCGCGCTGCTGCGGCGCTACCTCGATCGGTGGTACTGGCAGGTCAAGGGTCACACCGGTGGACTGACGCCCGCGTCGAGCGACGCGCAGATCCGTGCGGTCGCCGGGTCGATCCCGGTGTTCGAGCTGACCGGTTAAGGCTGCGCCGCCACCGGAGTGATCTGGGCGGACGCAGCGGAGACGACGTCCGCGCGCGCCTCCTGGCTGGCCGTCTGCCAGGACACCGCCGCCGGGAACGTGCCCCAGGTGCTGTTGAACACGCCGATCAGCACGGTCCGGCCGTCGGGGGTGGTCGTGTACACCGGCCCGCCGCTGTCACCTTTGCGGCTCACCACGCCGTTGGCCATCGTGAACCAGCCGTTGTTCACCGCCTCGACCGTGCCGCAGCTCTCCCCGGTCACCACACCGAAGTGGCACACCGGCATTCCCGCCACCGGCAGCACGGCCGGGTCGGTGACCAGCACCTTGCCGCTGGGCAGCACGTTGTTGACCGCGGCGGTCGGCAGCAGCTGGATCACCTGCCAGTCGGCGATCTGGTGGTTGGTGTCGATCGTGGTGCCATCGGGGGTGTTGTCCCGGAACGAGACCTGGGTGCCGATCACGGTGCCGCCCTTGTCGGTGACGGTGCCGGAGGCCCGGCAGTGACCGGCGGTGAACGCGATGCGGGTCTGCGGATCGACGTAGCCGAGCGTGCACAGCACCGAATCCTGGTGGATCTCCATCCCCGGGTGCACCAGCACGTCGGGTTGGGCGTTCGCCGGGGCGGACGGCACCAGCAAAGCGGCGAGGCAGGCCAGCAGAGCGGGCAGCACCTTCGGTCCTCGCGACGGCGGTCGAATCGACACGGCCCCTCCACTCTCCCCGGGTGAGTTCTCGGCGACCGCCGGGACATCGGGGTGATACCCGCGTGCGCCGACGGTGTAACCGGCTCATCGCGGGCCGATAACGGGGCGTTACACCGGCGTCAGGTCAGGAGTCGAAGCCCAGACCCGCGGCGTCGAGGGCGCGCAACAGCAGGTTGCGGCGCCCGGCGGAGTGGTCGGCCCGGTCCAGCGACCATCGGGTGGCCTGGATCCCGGCGCTGGCCAGCGGCTCGGGCGGGAACGGAAGCGGCTTGCGGCGCACCATCTCCAACTGGGTGCGCGGCGTGGAGACGCCGTCCAGCAGGTCCAGGCAGACGTCCGCGGCGAACCGGGTCGCGCCGACACCGAGGCCGGTGAAGCCGTTGACGTAGGCCACGCGGCCTTCCCGCGCCAGTCCCCAGTGCGCGCAGAACCGGGTGTTGGTGTCGATCGGACCGGCCCAGCGATGGGTGAAGCGCACGTCGTCGAGGGCGGGGAAGGTGAGGAAGAAGTGCGCCGCGAGTCGGCGGTAGCTCTCGGTGCGGTCCTCGTAGGAGGACTTGACCCGCCGGCCGAAGTGGTAGACCGCGTCGTAGCCGCCCCAGACGATCCGGTTGTCCATCGACAGCCGGTAGTAGTGGAACTGGTTCGCGGAGTCCCCGATGCCCTGCCTGCCGGCCCACCCGATGCGGTCGAGCTGGGCCTCGGTCAGCGGCTCGGTCGCCAGCACGTAGTCGTAGACCGGCACGGTGTAGAGCCGATTGCGCCGCAGCAGGCTCGGAAACACGTTGGTGGCCAACACGATCTGCCGGCAGGTCAGCGCCGGACCGTCGGTGTGCACCCGGATCGACGCGCCCCCGGAGTCGATGCGGCGTGCCGTGGTGTGCTCGAAGATCTCCACGCCGGCCTCGCGGCACGCCCGGGCGAGTTCGAGCGCCAGCTTCGCGGGGTTGACGATCGCGCAGTCATCGGCGCTGAAGAGCCCGGCCAGGTAGGTCGGCGAGTGCACCTCCTCACGCACCCGCGCGGTGTCGAAGAACTCGCCGTGCTTGTCCGCGGCGGCCTCCTGGAGCCAGGCCACCTGGTGCGGCTCGGTGGCCACGGTCAGCATGCCGGTGCGCTGCCATTCGACGTCGAGGCCGAGATCGGCGATCTCGGCGGCCATGCCGTCGAGGTTCTCCATGCCCAGCGCCTCGAGGGTGTCCATCTCCTCGGGCCAGCGGGACTTCCCGTTGTCGTAGCCGTGGGTCAGGCTGGCGTCGACGAACCCGCCGTTGCGGCCGGACGCGGCCCAGCCGATGCGGTCGGCCTCGATGAGGATGACCCGCCGGTCGGGATGACGGCGCGCGGCGTGCAGCGCGCTCCACAGGCCGGTGTAGCCGCCGCCGATGACCAGCAGGTCCGCGGTGACGGGCCCGGACGGCGGCGGGTAGTCCGGCCGGGCGGTGTCCAGCCAGACCGAGCCCATCCTGCTGCCGGCCAGCGACCGGTCGATCAGCGCGGGGTCGACGGGGGCATCGAAAACGGTCTTCACACCGCGCAGACTACGGCGTGGCATGCGCCGCCGTATCCGTCTCGGCCACGCCGGCGGGCTGCCACCCGGGCGGGCCGACGAGGTAGCCGAGTTTGTCGCGCCAGCGCCGCGCGGCACGCACGTCGCGGCCGATCGCGGCGTACTCACGGGTCTGCAACCGCCAGATGTTGAAGGTGTCCACCGGCTTGGTCAGCCCGTAGTGCGGCCGGAACTCCTCGCGCTGGAAGGTGCCGAACATCCGATCCCAGAGGATGAGGATGCCGCCGTAGTTCTTGTCCAGGTAGATCTGGTCCATGCCGTGGTGCACGCGGTGGTGCGACGGGGTGTTGAACACGAACTCGATCGGCCGCGGCAGTGTGCCGATGCGCTCGGTGTGGATCCAGAACTGGTAGACCAGGCTCACCGAGAAGCTGAAGAACACCATCCAGGGCGGAATCCCCAACAGCGGCAACGGAAGCCACATCACGATCTCACCGCTGTTGTTCCACTTCTGCCGCAGCGCGGTCGCGAAGTTGAAGTACTGGCTGGAGTGGTGGGCCTGATGCGTGGCCCAGATCAGCCGCACCCGGTGGGCGGTGCGGTGGTAGCAGTAGAACAGCAGATCGACCCCGACGAGCGCGATCACCCAGGTGTACCACTGGGTGGCAGGCAGGTGCCACGGCGCCAGATAGGTGTAGATCGCCGCGTACCCCAGCAGCGCGAGGAACTTCCACGCCCCCATCGTCGCGACCGACACCAGCCCCATCGAGATGCTGGCCCACGAGTCGCGGGCGAGATGGGCCCCCGCAGCCGGGCGGCCCGTTTCGGGTGACTGTCCCTGCGCCACAACATGTTCGAGCTTGCGTGCGGCGGTCCACTCGATGATCAGCAGCAGCAGGAAGAACGGGATCGCGAACAGCACCGGATCGCGCATCTGCGGCGGCAACACGTCCAGGAGGTCCACGTCGCTCCCCCGCTCCTACCGGAAACTCAGCACGTCGTCGCCCCAGGCGCGCCGCACCGGCGCGTCGAGGTCGTCGACCACGGCGTCCTGCCGGTCGATGACCAGGGTGGCGCGGTCCTCGGCGCCATAGGGCCGCCACTGCGGCTCGCCGGGCAGCCCCGTCGGCACCCCGTCGCGGGCGAAGCCGGTCCAGCGGGCACGGACGCGGCGTGACACCTGCTCCCCCACGGCGCGCCCGCCGAGGGCGAACATCGGGTCCTTGCGCACCGCGCCGAGATTGCCCCAGACGAACGGCAACTCGGTGGCGTGCGCGGCGTGCAGGCGCAGCAGCCGCAGCATCGGGGTGGCGAAGTCGAAGCGGTACAGGTACACCGGCGCGGAGGTGCGGTGCCCGTCGGCGAACCAGATGGATGGCATCCGGAAGCCCAGGTCCCCGGCCAGGCCGAGGCCCTTGCCCTTGCGGCGGCCCCGGTAGACGCCCTCGAGCGCGCGTTGCTCGGGCAGCGACAGGTCGGGCTGCTCGGCCGCGATCTGGGCGAACATCGCGCGGATGGACTCCGTCTTGATCGGCATCAGCGGCGACTTCATGTAGCGGAACAGCGCCGCCTCGTTGCGGTTGGTGCCGATGATCAGCGGCACCGGATGCGTCCGCCCGGCCCGCGCCAGCCGCACCGGGTAGTCGGGGATGACGTCGCGGTCGACGATCGGCGCGAAAGCCAGCCGGCCCGGGGTCTGCACGGGCACCTCGTCGAAGACGGTGCGGGACGCGGTGACGATCGCCTCGATGGGCAGCTGCGTCAGCCGGGACAACTCGTCGCGGCCCACCCCGACCACCTCGAGGAAGCGTGCGGCGATGCGGCTGGCCGGTTCCGCGTCGTAGGACGACGTGACCGGTGAACTCTGGGCGATCGCGGCGTGGAACAGGCCGCGGGCCGCGGGGCTGCCGAGCAGCGTCGTCACCACCCCGGCACCGGCGGATTCGCCGAACAGGGTGACCCGGCCGGGGTCGCCGCCGAATGCGGCGATGTTGTCGCGCACCCACTCCAGCGCGGCGAGCACGTCGCGCAGGCCGACATTGGTGGCGAACCGGTCGGCGTCGGCGCCGAGGGTGGCCAGCTCGAGGAAGCCCAGCGCGCCGAGCCGGTAGTTGACGGTCACCACGATGACGTCGCCGTCGACGGCGAGCCGGCGGCCCTTGTAGAGCGGCTGGCTGGCCGAGCCGAGGATGTAGGCGCCGCCGTGCACCCACACCATCACCGGCTTGCCTGCGCCGGCCTCGGTGCCCGACGGGGCCCACACGTTGAGGCGCAGGAAATCCTCGCCCTGCGGGGCGCCCAGGTCGATGGGGATGCGCGGGTCGGTGGGCTGCGGGCAGACCGGGCCCACCCGGGTGGCGTCGAACGGTTCGGTCCACGCCGTCGGCGGCTGGGGAGCCCGCCAGCGCAGGTCACCGACCGGCGCGGCGGCGTAGCGGACCGCCTTCCACGAGGCGACCACCCCGTCGTCGACGCCGCGCACGGGTCCGTAGGTGGTGTCCACCACCGGCCGCCCACCCGCATTGCTGCGGGTCGTCGCCTCCGCGGTCATCGCTGATCTCCTTCGATCGACAGCCGGTACGTAACTGTACCAGCGGGCGCGCTCCGCCGAGCCGGCCCCGACGACGCGGCCCGACAAAGATTCTCGCTGCTCACAACTCTCCCGCACCGGGCCGGCCCCTCCCTACGGTGCCGCCATGACCGCCGACATCCTCGCCCCGACCGCGTCGACCGTCCCCGCGCCGCCGGTGCTGCGCACGGCGCACGACGCCCTGGCCGCCGCCGACCGCGTGGTCGCCGCGATCGCCCCGGGCAGCGCCGAACGGGAACGCGCCGACGCCGTGCTCATCCCGCAGCTGCGTCTGGTGGCCGAGGCCGGGCTGCTGGGCATCTCCGTGCCGGTCGAGCACGGTGGCCCGGGACTGCCGGCGTCCACCGTCGTCGAGGTGCTGCGGCGGCTGTCGCGCGCCGACGGAGCGGTCGGGCAGCTGCTGCTCGCGCACTTCGTGATCGCCCACAACATCGCGGGTCTCGGTGACCGGCAGCCGGTGCCCAGGATCTTCGCCGACGTGCTGGCCGGCGCCCAACTCGGCAACGCCACCGCCGAGCGGGGCACCGCCCACGCCCTGGATCGCCGCACCACGGTGACGGCCCGCGACGACCACTGGATCGTCAACGGCGTCAAGTACTACGCGACGGGCGCACTGGGCGCCGCCTGGATCGCGGTGTCGGCGCGGATCGCCGACCGGGACACCGGGGATACGGCGACGCTGTTCGTGCGGCCGGACCAGCCGGGCGTCACGCTGGCCCTGGAGGAGTGGTCGGCGTTCGGGCAGCGCGGCACCCGCAGCGGCCGGGTCACGCTGCGCGACGTGACGGTGCCGGCCGACCTCGTGATCGACGAGGGCCCGCCGCCGCACCCGGTCGACGCCCCGCCCAGCGTTGCGGGCGCCTTCGATCAGGCGTTGCACGCCGCGATCGACATCGGCATCGCGCGGGCCGCCCTCGAGGACGGCGCGGAGTTCGTCCGCACCCGGTCGCGGCCGTGGAAGGAGGCGCTCGACGCCGGCTTCGAGCGCGCCGACGAGGAACCGCACGTCGTCCGGCGGTTCGGCGAACTCACCGCGCGGCTCTACGCGCTCGAGGCGCTGCTGGCCCGCGGCACCGCGCTGATCGACGAGGCGCTCGCCGCGCCGGACGTCACCCGCGACGCCGCCGCGCAGGCATCGCTGACCGTCGCGGCGGCCAAGGCGCTGGCCCAGCAGGACGCGGTCGAGATCGCCGGCGGTGTCTTCGAGTTGACGGGCACCTCGGCCGCCGACGGCGCGGTCAACCTGGACCGGCACTGGCGCAACGTGCGGGTGCACTCGCTGCACGACCCGGCCCGGTGGAAGTACGTGCACCTGGGCAACCACACGCTGCACGGCACCCGGCCGCCGCGGTTGGGGCTGGTGCTCTGACCCCTACCGGCGGCGGCCTGCGAGCACCCCGCTCAGGGCGAGCAGGCTCACCCCGGCGACCACCACGCTGAGCAGCCCGACCCGCAGGCTCGCGGCATCGGCCACCACCCCCACGATCAACGGGGCGCCGAGGAAGCCGACCCGCATCAGCCAGGTCAGGATCGTCAGCCCGGTGCCGGCGCGCAGGCCCGGCAGTTCGTCGGCCGCGCGCATCGCGGCCGGCACCGCGGTGGCCACCCCGAAGCCGGCGGCCGCGAAGCCCGCGATGGTGCCGGGCACCGACGGAAACGCCAGCGCCGCACCCATTCCGGCTGCGGTGATGACGCCACCGGCGCGCGCGACGGCACGCTCGCCGAACCGGTCGACCAGCCGGTCCCCGATCAGCCGTCCCCCACACATGCACCCCACCAGCGCGACGTACCCCAGCGCGGCCACCGGACCGGGCGCGCCCAGGCTGTCGCGCAGATACAGCGTGGCCCAGGAACTTCCGGCGTCCTCCACGGTGGCGCCGGCGATCGCGATTCCGACCAGGGCGAGCAGCGTCAGGTACACCGCGGCGCTCGCCGCGGGCGTCCCGTCGCGCTGCGCCGGATGGTCGTCGTGATCGGGGCCGTGGAGCAGGAACGGATAGGCCGCGACCGCGACGGCGCAGAACAGTGCCGCCGAGGCGCCCAGGTGGACCGTTCGCGGCAGGTGCACGGCGATCGCGCCGGCGGCCATCAAACCGCCGGTCATGGCGCCCACCGCCCACACCGCGTGCAGCGAGTTGATGATCGAGCGGCCGTACTGGCGTTGCAGCCGTAGGGCGTTGACGTTCTGGGCGACGTCGGTGACGGCGTCGGCGGCGCCGGCGACGAACAGCGCAGCGACGAGCACCAGCGGCGTGGGCGCCGACGCGGCGACCACGATGAACACCGCGAGCACGAGCGTGGTGGCCAGGGACACCCGCGCGGAGTCGAATCGCCGGATCAACGCCGCAGCGGCCGGTCCGGCCAACAGGGCGCCCGCGGAGAACGCGGCGACCGCGCCGCCGAGCATCGCGTTGGACAGCCCGAGGTCGGTCTTGATCTCGGGAAGCCGCGGCAGCAGGTTGGCGAACAGCGCACCGTTGGTGAGGAAGACGGCGCCGATCGCGACACGGGCCCGCCGGTCGCGCGCCTCGCCGCCGTCGAGCGGGTGTGGCGGCATGGTGCACCGACCCTACCGGTCGGCCTGCGCCGTCGGCGCGACGCGGCACCGGTGGTGAGGGCAAGATTGCGCCATGCCCGAGCAGGAGCGCACCGCGTCGTTGATCGACCTCGCCGCCCGGTACGGCGTGGCGACCGAGTACGACGACTGGACGGGCCGGCGGGTCACGGTGCCGGCCGCCACGCTGGTTGCCGTGCTCGAGGCGCTCGGGGTGCCCGCGCAGACCGAGGCGCAGCGCGCCGAGGCGCTCACGGCCCACGAACGCGCCCACTGGGCACGCTCGCTGCCCACGTCCATCGTCGCCCGCACCGGGACCGCCACCCCGTTCTGGGTGCACGTCACCCACGGCGATCCGGTCGGTCTGTGGCTGCGGCTCGAGGACGGCAGCGTGCGCACCGGTGTGCGTCAGCTCGAGAACAACAGTCCGCCTTACGATCTGGACGGTCGGCTGATCGGCGAGGCGACCTTCGAGTTGCCCGCCGATCTGCCGGTCGGGTATCACCGGCTGCATCTGCAGGTCGGTTCGTTCGACGCGGCGACCACGGTGATCGTGTCGCCGGCGCGGATCGCCCCGCCAGAGCGACTCGGCCACAGCCGGGCCTGGGGACTGTCCACCCAGCTCTACAGCGTGCGTTCGCAGAAGTCCTGGGGCGTGGGCGATCTGAGCGACCTGACCGACCTGGCGGTGTGGTCCGCCGCCCGGCACGGCGCCGGCTTCGTGCTGGTCAATCCGCTGCACGCCGCGGCCCCCACGGCCCCGATGGAGCCCTCGCCGTACCTGCCGACGTCCCGCCGGTTCGTCAACCCGCTCTACCTGCGGATCGAGGCGGTGCCCGAGTACGCCTACCTGCGCCACCGCGGGCGTCTGCGCAAGGCCCGCGCCCGGGTGCAGGTGCGGGCCGACCGCTCGGCGAGCATCGACCGCGACGCCGTGTGGAAGGCCAAACGCGCTGCGCTGGAGAGCATCTACCTCGTCGAGTTCTCCGCAGGCCGGGAGATCGCCTACCAGGCCTACTGCCGGCGCGAGGGCACCAGCCTGGACGATTTCGCGACGTGGTGCGCGCTGGCCGAGCACCACGGCGCCGACTGGCACGCCTGGCCCGCGGACCTGCAGCAGCCCCGCAGCCCCGCGGTCGCGGCGTTCGCCGCCGAGCACCCCGCCGACGTCGACTTCCACCGCTGGCTGCAATGGCTGCTCGACGAGCAGCTGACCGCGGCGCAGGCCACCGCGCTGTCGGCGGGGATGGAACTCGGCATCATGGCCGACCTCGCGGTCGGGGTGGATCCCGACGGCGCGGACGCCTGGGCGCTGCAGGACGTGCTGGCGCTCGGCGTCACCGCCGGCGCCCCGCCCGACGAGTTCAACCAGATCGGGCAGGACTGGTCGCAGCCGCCATGGCGCCCCGACCGGCTCGCCGAGACCGCCTACGAGCCGTTCCGCGACCTCGTGCGGGCCGCTGTCCGGCACGCGGGCGGCGTGCGCATCGACCACATCATCGGGTTGTTCCGGCTGTGGTGGATCCCCCGGGGCGCGGCCCCGACCGAGGGCACCTACGTGCGCTACGACCACGAGGCGATGATCGGCATCGTCGCGCTGGAGGCCCACCGGGCCGGGGCGCTGGTCGTCGGGGAGGATCTCGGCACCGTGGAGCGCTGGGTGCGCGACTACCTGCACGAGCGCGGACTGTTCGGCACGTCGATCCTGTGGTTC contains:
- a CDS encoding VOC family protein; the protein is MLDQTPVQIAWVTRDLAATEAALTALLGAKTWVRMPGVHFGPETCTYRGRPADHVADVALSYAGDTQLEVIAPVRGDSVYTEFLDRSGPGLHHVCLAAPDPEAFEAAVRDAQRDGAELAMAGTMAGGMRFAYLSAADAGVPFIEIAYIPAEFAAFFDHIKQEQK
- a CDS encoding TetR/AcrR family transcriptional regulator codes for the protein MGTRQDTRERIERRIVELGRRHLVTDGAAGLSLRAIARDLGMVSSAVYRYVASRDDLLTLLLVDAYTELADAVDDARQAAGGDWRAQLTAMAHAARRWAVHQPASWALLYGSPVPGYHAPRERTVGPGTRVVGALFTVVATGVAAGDISSTNIPVPQPLSSDFDSLRAEFDVTVDDGVLTKCLVLWAALVGAISLEVFGQYGSDTWTDPALAFDAQVALLTGMLAQ
- a CDS encoding nitroreductase/quinone reductase family protein, whose translation is MSQRYDVPGRFTRLFNDVIRRLAERGVSVQGSTALRVRGRASGEMRSVVVNLSTVDGRDYLVSPRGNTQWVRNARAAGTVETGALNRARRRGVVELPDDAKPALLRRYLDRWYWQVKGHTGGLTPASSDAQIRAVAGSIPVFELTG
- a CDS encoding Rv1815 family serine proteinase — encoded protein: MSIRPPSRGPKVLPALLACLAALLVPSAPANAQPDVLVHPGMEIHQDSVLCTLGYVDPQTRIAFTAGHCRASGTVTDKGGTVIGTQVSFRDNTPDGTTIDTNHQIADWQVIQLLPTAAVNNVLPSGKVLVTDPAVLPVAGMPVCHFGVVTGESCGTVEAVNNGWFTMANGVVSRKGDSGGPVYTTTPDGRTVLIGVFNSTWGTFPAAVSWQTASQEARADVVSAASAQITPVAAQP
- a CDS encoding NAD(P)/FAD-dependent oxidoreductase, producing MKTVFDAPVDPALIDRSLAGSRMGSVWLDTARPDYPPPSGPVTADLLVIGGGYTGLWSALHAARRHPDRRVILIEADRIGWAASGRNGGFVDASLTHGYDNGKSRWPEEMDTLEALGMENLDGMAAEIADLGLDVEWQRTGMLTVATEPHQVAWLQEAAADKHGEFFDTARVREEVHSPTYLAGLFSADDCAIVNPAKLALELARACREAGVEIFEHTTARRIDSGGASIRVHTDGPALTCRQIVLATNVFPSLLRRNRLYTVPVYDYVLATEPLTEAQLDRIGWAGRQGIGDSANQFHYYRLSMDNRIVWGGYDAVYHFGRRVKSSYEDRTESYRRLAAHFFLTFPALDDVRFTHRWAGPIDTNTRFCAHWGLAREGRVAYVNGFTGLGVGATRFAADVCLDLLDGVSTPRTQLEMVRRKPLPFPPEPLASAGIQATRWSLDRADHSAGRRNLLLRALDAAGLGFDS
- a CDS encoding sterol desaturase family protein, whose amino-acid sequence is MRDPVLFAIPFFLLLLIIEWTAARKLEHVVAQGQSPETGRPAAGAHLARDSWASISMGLVSVATMGAWKFLALLGYAAIYTYLAPWHLPATQWYTWVIALVGVDLLFYCYHRTAHRVRLIWATHQAHHSSQYFNFATALRQKWNNSGEIVMWLPLPLLGIPPWMVFFSFSVSLVYQFWIHTERIGTLPRPIEFVFNTPSHHRVHHGMDQIYLDKNYGGILILWDRMFGTFQREEFRPHYGLTKPVDTFNIWRLQTREYAAIGRDVRAARRWRDKLGYLVGPPGWQPAGVAETDTAAHATP
- a CDS encoding carboxylesterase/lipase family protein — protein: MTAEATTRSNAGGRPVVDTTYGPVRGVDDGVVASWKAVRYAAAPVGDLRWRAPQPPTAWTEPFDATRVGPVCPQPTDPRIPIDLGAPQGEDFLRLNVWAPSGTEAGAGKPVMVWVHGGAYILGSASQPLYKGRRLAVDGDVIVVTVNYRLGALGFLELATLGADADRFATNVGLRDVLAALEWVRDNIAAFGGDPGRVTLFGESAGAGVVTTLLGSPAARGLFHAAIAQSSPVTSSYDAEPASRIAARFLEVVGVGRDELSRLTQLPIEAIVTASRTVFDEVPVQTPGRLAFAPIVDRDVIPDYPVRLARAGRTHPVPLIIGTNRNEAALFRYMKSPLMPIKTESIRAMFAQIAAEQPDLSLPEQRALEGVYRGRRKGKGLGLAGDLGFRMPSIWFADGHRTSAPVYLYRFDFATPMLRLLRLHAAHATELPFVWGNLGAVRKDPMFALGGRAVGEQVSRRVRARWTGFARDGVPTGLPGEPQWRPYGAEDRATLVIDRQDAVVDDLDAPVRRAWGDDVLSFR
- a CDS encoding acyl-CoA dehydrogenase family protein — protein: MTADILAPTASTVPAPPVLRTAHDALAAADRVVAAIAPGSAERERADAVLIPQLRLVAEAGLLGISVPVEHGGPGLPASTVVEVLRRLSRADGAVGQLLLAHFVIAHNIAGLGDRQPVPRIFADVLAGAQLGNATAERGTAHALDRRTTVTARDDHWIVNGVKYYATGALGAAWIAVSARIADRDTGDTATLFVRPDQPGVTLALEEWSAFGQRGTRSGRVTLRDVTVPADLVIDEGPPPHPVDAPPSVAGAFDQALHAAIDIGIARAALEDGAEFVRTRSRPWKEALDAGFERADEEPHVVRRFGELTARLYALEALLARGTALIDEALAAPDVTRDAAAQASLTVAAAKALAQQDAVEIAGGVFELTGTSAADGAVNLDRHWRNVRVHSLHDPARWKYVHLGNHTLHGTRPPRLGLVL
- a CDS encoding MFS transporter, with the protein product MPPHPLDGGEARDRRARVAIGAVFLTNGALFANLLPRLPEIKTDLGLSNAMLGGAVAAFSAGALLAGPAAAALIRRFDSARVSLATTLVLAVFIVVAASAPTPLVLVAALFVAGAADAVTDVAQNVNALRLQRQYGRSIINSLHAVWAVGAMTGGLMAAGAIAVHLPRTVHLGASAALFCAVAVAAYPFLLHGPDHDDHPAQRDGTPAASAAVYLTLLALVGIAIAGATVEDAGSSWATLYLRDSLGAPGPVAALGYVALVGCMCGGRLIGDRLVDRFGERAVARAGGVITAAGMGAALAFPSVPGTIAGFAAAGFGVATAVPAAMRAADELPGLRAGTGLTILTWLMRVGFLGAPLIVGVVADAASLRVGLLSVVVAGVSLLALSGVLAGRRR